One window of the Brevundimonas goettingensis genome contains the following:
- a CDS encoding NUDIX hydrolase: MLLVTSRETRRWILPKGHRMPGKTDWEAAAQEAVEEAGVQGVIGEHPIGAFDTVKTGRGGRTRPVRMAVYALEVSIELADWPERQQRERRWVAVPQALALVQEPGLKVVLRRFGRDHDAPRAWGAAPRP, encoded by the coding sequence GTGCTGCTGGTGACGTCGCGCGAGACGCGCCGCTGGATCCTCCCCAAGGGGCATCGGATGCCGGGAAAGACCGACTGGGAGGCCGCCGCCCAGGAGGCGGTGGAAGAAGCCGGAGTCCAGGGCGTGATCGGCGAGCACCCCATCGGCGCCTTTGACACCGTCAAGACGGGGCGTGGGGGGCGGACGCGCCCGGTGCGTATGGCGGTCTATGCCCTGGAGGTTTCCATCGAACTGGCGGACTGGCCCGAGCGACAACAGCGGGAGCGCCGGTGGGTCGCGGTTCCGCAGGCTCTCGCTCTGGTCCAGGAGCCGGGCCTGAAGGTCGTGCTGCGGCGGTTCGGCCGCGACCACGACGCGCCCAGGGCGTGGGGCGCCGCCCCGCGTCCCTGA
- a CDS encoding BLUF domain-containing protein, whose amino-acid sequence MARSLERLAYRSRATVSVDSLLLIADVLAVSQRNNRRDGVSGALTYSDGVFFQVVEGYPEDLDRLLRRLSEDPRHSAITIVHRAPVAGRLFGEWSMTAPRIAPDLAPAMKKAVEESDIAPSLAIETLRRLATASPQAD is encoded by the coding sequence ATGGCGCGTTCACTTGAGCGCCTCGCCTACCGCAGTCGTGCGACGGTCTCGGTCGATTCCCTGCTGCTGATCGCGGACGTTCTGGCGGTCTCGCAACGCAACAATCGCCGCGACGGCGTCAGCGGCGCGCTGACCTACAGCGACGGCGTCTTCTTCCAGGTTGTCGAAGGCTATCCCGAAGACCTGGACAGGCTGCTGCGGCGCCTGTCCGAGGATCCGCGGCATAGCGCGATCACCATAGTTCACAGGGCCCCGGTCGCGGGGCGACTGTTCGGCGAGTGGAGCATGACGGCCCCCAGGATCGCGCCGGATCTGGCGCCGGCGATGAAGAAGGCGGTCGAGGAATCCGATATCGCACCTTCATTGGCCATCGAGACCTTGCGTCGACTGGCGACGGCGAGCCCGCAGGCCGATTGA
- the trbE gene encoding conjugal transfer protein TrbE has translation MRFLDEHRRRPAALADHLPWAALVAPGVVLNKDGSFLAGCRFRGPDLESSTEDELMAIRARLNNALKRLGSGWCLHMEARRRPAAAYPQSAFDLDVAWLMDEERRSRFETADPAFETDFHLALTWLPPADETRRMERWLFDGLARAGQDWRLSLATFSREADTTLDLLSDALPEIARLDDADLLTWLHDSVSPTPFAVRPPETPMFLDAWLADAALTGGVAPRLGDRWLKVVSVRGLPSVTRPGLLDALGALPFDYRWTARWIGLDKPEAEREIVKLRKRWFAKRKGVGVLLREAVTREEVPLLDTDAASKTEECDGALAALGAESCAFGYLTLTVTVLEATEAGAAARARAVEAALNAKGLVARVEDLNAVEAWLGSLPGEPYADVRRPLVSTLNLADLLPVSAVWAGPAEDAHLAGPPLATARTTGSTPFRLVLHVGDVGHAMVVGPTGSGKSALLSFLALQWFRYPDARVVFFDKGRSARAATLAAGGRWRALEPGARFSLQPLAAIDREDERAWASEWIAETVRLAGLEPVPRVREEIWIALSALAEAPVSQRTLTVFCALVQDKAVFAALEPLTLKGPHGALLDGEGEALAPTRFDTFELETLMATPSAVAPVLSALFHHLEASFDGRPTLLVLDEAWLFLGETAFAARIREWLKTLRKKRVSVVFATQSLDDVAASSIAASLIESCPTQVFLPNPRALEPSSAALYRGFGLNRRQLELIAFATPKRAYYWRQPRGRRLFDLRLTGVALALCGAASPEDQALIDAILERSDPEGQAPGGFAREFLRAKGVQNVDAVFDAFARPLAAE, from the coding sequence ATGCGGTTCCTCGACGAACATCGCAGACGGCCCGCCGCCCTGGCCGATCATCTGCCCTGGGCCGCCCTGGTCGCGCCGGGGGTGGTGCTCAACAAGGACGGATCCTTCCTGGCCGGCTGCCGCTTTCGGGGGCCCGATCTGGAGAGCTCCACCGAGGATGAGCTGATGGCGATCCGCGCCCGGCTCAACAATGCGCTCAAACGGCTGGGCTCGGGCTGGTGCCTGCATATGGAGGCGCGCAGGCGGCCGGCGGCGGCCTATCCGCAGAGCGCCTTCGACCTGGACGTCGCCTGGCTGATGGACGAGGAGCGCCGCAGCCGTTTCGAGACCGCCGATCCGGCCTTCGAGACCGACTTCCACCTCGCCCTGACCTGGCTTCCGCCCGCCGACGAGACCCGTCGCATGGAGCGCTGGCTGTTCGACGGCCTGGCCCGGGCCGGACAGGACTGGCGTCTGTCCCTGGCGACCTTCTCGCGCGAGGCCGACACGACCCTCGATCTTCTCTCCGACGCCCTGCCGGAGATCGCCCGCCTGGACGACGCCGACCTCCTGACCTGGCTGCACGACAGCGTCTCGCCGACGCCCTTCGCCGTCCGGCCGCCCGAGACCCCGATGTTCCTGGACGCCTGGCTGGCGGACGCGGCCCTGACCGGCGGGGTCGCGCCCCGGCTCGGCGACCGCTGGCTCAAGGTCGTCTCGGTGCGCGGCCTGCCGTCGGTGACCCGGCCGGGACTGCTGGACGCCCTGGGCGCCCTGCCGTTCGACTATCGCTGGACGGCGCGCTGGATCGGCCTGGACAAGCCCGAGGCCGAGCGGGAGATCGTCAAGCTCCGCAAGCGCTGGTTCGCCAAGCGCAAGGGCGTCGGCGTCCTGCTGCGCGAGGCCGTCACCCGGGAGGAGGTTCCGCTCCTCGACACCGACGCGGCCTCCAAGACCGAGGAGTGCGACGGCGCCCTGGCCGCGCTCGGGGCGGAGAGCTGCGCCTTCGGCTACCTGACCCTGACCGTGACCGTGCTCGAGGCGACGGAGGCGGGCGCCGCCGCCCGGGCCCGCGCCGTCGAGGCGGCCCTGAACGCCAAGGGCCTGGTCGCCCGTGTCGAGGATCTCAATGCGGTCGAGGCCTGGCTCGGCTCCCTGCCGGGAGAGCCCTATGCCGATGTCCGCCGGCCGCTGGTCTCGACCCTGAACCTCGCCGACCTGCTGCCGGTCTCGGCGGTCTGGGCCGGCCCCGCGGAGGACGCCCACCTGGCCGGACCGCCCCTGGCCACGGCCCGGACCACCGGATCCACCCCGTTCCGCCTGGTCCTCCATGTCGGGGACGTCGGCCATGCCATGGTCGTCGGCCCCACGGGTTCGGGCAAGAGCGCCCTCCTGTCCTTCCTCGCCCTGCAGTGGTTCCGCTATCCGGACGCCAGGGTCGTCTTCTTCGACAAGGGCCGGTCGGCGCGGGCGGCCACCCTGGCGGCCGGCGGCCGCTGGCGGGCGCTCGAGCCCGGGGCGCGCTTCTCCCTGCAGCCGCTCGCGGCGATCGACCGGGAGGACGAGCGGGCCTGGGCGTCGGAATGGATCGCCGAGACGGTGCGGCTGGCCGGGCTGGAGCCCGTGCCGAGGGTCCGGGAGGAGATCTGGATCGCCCTGTCGGCGCTCGCCGAGGCCCCGGTCTCGCAGCGCACCCTGACGGTGTTCTGCGCCCTGGTCCAGGACAAGGCGGTGTTCGCGGCGCTGGAGCCCCTGACGCTGAAGGGGCCGCATGGGGCGCTGCTGGACGGGGAGGGGGAGGCCCTCGCCCCGACCCGGTTCGACACCTTCGAACTGGAGACCCTGATGGCCACGCCCTCGGCGGTCGCGCCCGTGCTCTCGGCCCTGTTCCATCATCTGGAGGCGAGTTTCGACGGCCGGCCGACCCTGTTGGTGCTGGACGAGGCCTGGCTCTTCCTGGGCGAGACGGCCTTCGCGGCGCGCATCCGCGAGTGGCTCAAGACCCTGCGCAAGAAGCGGGTCAGCGTCGTCTTCGCGACCCAGAGCCTGGATGACGTCGCCGCCTCCTCGATCGCCGCGAGCCTGATCGAGAGCTGCCCCACCCAGGTGTTCCTGCCCAATCCGCGCGCGCTCGAGCCGTCCTCGGCGGCGCTCTACCGCGGCTTCGGCCTCAACCGGCGGCAGCTGGAGCTGATCGCCTTCGCTACGCCCAAGCGGGCCTACTACTGGCGCCAGCCGCGCGGGCGCCGGTTGTTCGACCTGCGTCTGACCGGCGTGGCCCTGGCCCTGTGCGGCGCCGCCTCTCCGGAGGACCAGGCCCTGATCGACGCGATCCTGGAGCGATCCGACCCGGAGGGCCAGGCGCCGGGCGGGTTCGCCCGCGAATTCCTCAGAGCCAAGGGAGTGCAGAATGTTGACGCCGTCTTCGACGCCTTCGCCCGACCGCTCGCGGCCGAATAG
- a CDS encoding VirB3 family type IV secretion system protein — MADQPEGWELPVAQALAEPVLMAGMPRDYAIAMGTIALVLGLAMRIWWLGLLWWAVAHAIGLWAARSDRRFFDVLRRHLRTPGHLDG; from the coding sequence ATGGCCGACCAGCCCGAAGGTTGGGAGCTGCCCGTGGCCCAGGCCCTGGCCGAGCCGGTCCTGATGGCCGGCATGCCGCGGGACTATGCGATCGCCATGGGCACCATCGCCCTGGTTCTTGGCCTCGCCATGCGCATCTGGTGGCTGGGTCTGCTCTGGTGGGCGGTCGCCCATGCGATCGGCCTGTGGGCCGCGCGGTCCGACCGCCGCTTCTTCGACGTGCTGCGCCGCCATCTGCGCACGCCCGGCCATCTGGACGGGTGA
- a CDS encoding TrbC/VirB2 family protein — protein sequence MQRTLGRRLFGAAMTCGLLVAGPALAGGSGMPWEGPLQQVVQSITGPVVQAAAVVAVVVFGAGIAMSENGSSMRRGLGIMFGLSIAFAASTFFLDFFGFAGGAEIA from the coding sequence ATGCAACGGACCCTGGGGCGCCGCCTGTTCGGCGCAGCGATGACGTGCGGCCTTCTGGTCGCGGGACCGGCCCTGGCGGGCGGATCGGGAATGCCGTGGGAAGGGCCCCTGCAGCAGGTGGTCCAGTCGATCACCGGGCCTGTGGTCCAGGCCGCGGCCGTGGTCGCCGTGGTCGTGTTCGGGGCCGGCATCGCCATGAGCGAGAACGGGTCCTCGATGCGGCGGGGCCTGGGCATCATGTTCGGACTGTCGATCGCCTTCGCCGCCTCGACCTTCTTCCTCGACTTCTTCGGCTTCGCCGGCGGGGCGGAGATCGCGTGA
- a CDS encoding opioid growth factor receptor-related protein yields the protein MSEVVAFLEGTGADGRGRPIETVLAFTPTELERHHDFIQWLFPLAEPSRAVPGSPVLTPADIAAVRGSIPAQANLRRAAAMMADFYDRSGHWLEPSDHNHLRITRIIRSLRLLAGPEPADAFRSRIERRVETAGATIGERTRAFWTQA from the coding sequence ATGAGCGAGGTCGTCGCGTTTCTGGAGGGGACCGGGGCCGATGGACGCGGGCGGCCGATCGAGACCGTCCTGGCCTTCACGCCGACGGAGCTGGAGCGTCATCACGACTTCATCCAGTGGCTCTTTCCACTCGCGGAGCCCAGCCGGGCGGTTCCCGGCTCGCCGGTGCTCACCCCGGCCGATATCGCCGCGGTTCGCGGCTCCATCCCGGCCCAGGCGAACCTGCGGCGCGCCGCGGCGATGATGGCGGACTTCTATGACCGGTCCGGCCATTGGCTCGAACCTTCGGACCACAACCATCTGCGCATCACCCGCATCATCCGGAGCCTGCGGCTGCTGGCGGGCCCGGAACCGGCGGATGCGTTTCGCAGCCGGATCGAACGCCGGGTCGAGACGGCGGGCGCGACGATCGGTGAGCGCACCCGCGCCTTCTGGACACAGGCCTGA
- a CDS encoding exodeoxyribonuclease III, with the protein MRIATFNINGVNTRLANLLDWLKAEAPDIACLQELKATARQFPEVAIREAGYDAVWEGEHRWNGVAILSRVGAPVVTRRSLPGDPADRQSRYLEAAVQGVLVGCLYLPNGNPRPGPKFDYKLAWMERLIAHAAGLVTVDAPVVLCGDYNVVPTEADIYDSRSWKANALLQPESRAGFARLLDQGWTDALRERFPEQPPWTFWQYLREAWARDAGLRIDHLLLNPRAAARLKDAGVDAAVRGRERASDHAPAWIELADTDPA; encoded by the coding sequence GTGAGGATCGCCACCTTCAACATCAACGGGGTGAACACCCGTCTCGCCAATCTGCTCGACTGGCTCAAGGCCGAGGCCCCGGACATCGCCTGTCTGCAGGAGCTGAAGGCGACCGCACGCCAGTTCCCCGAGGTCGCGATCCGGGAGGCCGGCTATGACGCGGTCTGGGAGGGCGAGCACCGGTGGAACGGCGTGGCGATCCTGTCGCGGGTGGGCGCCCCGGTCGTCACCCGCCGCTCGCTTCCCGGCGACCCGGCGGACCGGCAGAGCCGCTATCTGGAGGCCGCCGTCCAGGGTGTTCTCGTCGGCTGCCTCTATCTGCCCAACGGCAATCCCCGCCCCGGTCCGAAGTTCGACTACAAGCTCGCCTGGATGGAGAGACTGATCGCACACGCCGCCGGGCTCGTGACGGTCGACGCGCCCGTTGTCCTGTGCGGCGATTACAATGTCGTCCCTACCGAAGCTGATATCTACGACAGCCGCTCCTGGAAGGCGAACGCCCTCCTCCAGCCCGAGAGCCGGGCGGGTTTCGCCCGGCTGCTCGACCAGGGCTGGACCGACGCCCTGCGCGAACGGTTTCCGGAGCAGCCGCCCTGGACCTTCTGGCAATATTTGCGCGAGGCCTGGGCGAGAGATGCGGGCCTGAGGATCGACCACCTCCTCCTCAATCCACGGGCAGCGGCCCGACTGAAGGACGCCGGGGTGGATGCGGCGGTGCGGGGACGGGAAAGAGCGAGCGACCACGCTCCGGCCTGGATCGAGCTGGCCGACACCGACCCCGCTTGA
- a CDS encoding TIGR02587 family membrane protein has translation MTSAASSPAPLSLPREKAYLRDLGRAFAGALVFNIPLLMTMEMWEQGVVMDRWRLLAFIAGGLPLLYGLAWYAGFSRTRGPVSDLLDTGVALAVGFITASALLILFGVVEWDVSPHEAVGMVALQAVPGAMGALLARRQLSGSRDEGAGDEEEASYGGELFLMAAGALFFALNVAPTEEMILIAYKATPLHILALIVTSIVLLHLIVFNAGFAGQEEADRPLTAFFHFTLPGYAVSLGISLFALWVFGRIEGHGLEGVVQTMVVLGFPASIGAAAARLLV, from the coding sequence ATGACCTCCGCCGCCTCCAGCCCTGCACCGCTCTCGCTACCCCGTGAGAAGGCCTATCTTCGTGACCTGGGGCGGGCGTTCGCCGGAGCCCTCGTCTTCAATATCCCGCTCCTGATGACGATGGAAATGTGGGAGCAAGGGGTTGTGATGGACCGCTGGCGCCTGCTTGCGTTCATCGCGGGCGGCCTGCCTCTGCTCTACGGCCTGGCCTGGTACGCCGGCTTTTCCCGCACGCGAGGTCCGGTCAGCGACCTTCTGGACACCGGCGTGGCCCTGGCCGTCGGCTTCATCACCGCCTCCGCGCTGCTGATCCTGTTCGGCGTCGTCGAATGGGACGTCTCGCCCCACGAAGCCGTGGGCATGGTGGCGCTGCAGGCCGTCCCCGGCGCCATGGGCGCGCTGCTGGCCCGCCGCCAGCTCAGCGGATCGCGGGACGAGGGGGCGGGTGATGAGGAAGAAGCTTCGTATGGCGGAGAGCTCTTCCTCATGGCGGCCGGCGCCCTGTTCTTCGCCCTCAACGTCGCCCCGACCGAGGAGATGATCCTGATCGCCTACAAGGCCACGCCCCTTCACATCCTGGCCCTGATCGTCACCTCGATCGTCCTGCTTCATCTCATCGTCTTCAACGCCGGCTTCGCGGGCCAGGAAGAGGCGGACCGCCCGCTGACGGCCTTCTTCCACTTCACCCTGCCCGGCTACGCCGTCTCGCTCGGCATCAGCCTGTTCGCCCTGTGGGTGTTCGGCCGCATCGAGGGCCACGGCCTCGAAGGGGTGGTCCAGACGATGGTCGTCCTCGGCTTTCCCGCCTCCATCGGCGCCGCCGCCGCCCGCCTCCTGGTCTGA